One Lacipirellulaceae bacterium DNA window includes the following coding sequences:
- the hemC gene encoding hydroxymethylbilane synthase, with protein sequence MADSPLRIGTRASKLARWQSDWVAAELTKRGHAVEIVEITTQGDTQQQGSVASLGLQGVFTKEIQSALLSETVDIAVHSLKDLPTETIEGLTLGAVPPRGNPADALVSRSGKLTELPAGARVGTGSTRRRAQLLAARHDLEVLGIRGNVDTRLRKLDEGEYDAIVLASAGLSRLGWADRITERFGPLTMLPAPGQGALGLECRADDQKVNDALHDLDDNITHRATLAERNMLAALEGGCSAPVAAWGRLENDQLKLEGLVASLDGADVLRASTFGKLEDAEELGRIAAEQLLDLGAAAIIDSARG encoded by the coding sequence ATGGCCGATTCTCCGTTACGAATTGGCACTCGCGCAAGTAAGCTAGCCCGCTGGCAGTCGGATTGGGTTGCGGCCGAGCTTACCAAGCGTGGGCACGCTGTCGAAATCGTCGAAATCACCACACAAGGCGATACCCAACAGCAAGGCTCGGTCGCGTCGCTGGGGCTGCAGGGCGTATTCACCAAGGAAATTCAGTCTGCCTTGCTCTCAGAAACCGTGGACATCGCGGTCCACAGTTTGAAGGACCTTCCTACGGAAACGATTGAGGGCTTAACACTAGGTGCCGTGCCACCGCGGGGGAATCCTGCGGATGCTCTCGTCAGTCGCTCGGGCAAGCTCACTGAATTGCCTGCGGGAGCACGAGTTGGCACGGGGAGCACTCGCCGACGCGCCCAGTTGCTGGCGGCCCGGCATGATTTGGAGGTGCTAGGAATCCGCGGCAACGTGGATACGCGGCTTCGCAAACTCGACGAAGGAGAATACGACGCGATCGTGCTAGCGTCTGCTGGGTTGTCTCGTTTGGGTTGGGCCGATCGGATCACGGAACGGTTCGGACCACTGACGATGCTGCCAGCGCCGGGGCAAGGGGCCTTGGGCCTGGAGTGCCGTGCCGACGACCAGAAGGTGAACGATGCGCTGCATGACTTGGACGACAACATCACCCATCGGGCAACGCTCGCCGAGCGTAACATGCTGGCAGCGCTCGAGGGCGGTTGTTCAGCCCCGGTTGCCGCGTGGGGACGCTTGGAAAATGACCAACTGAAGCTCGAGGGCTTGGTCGCAAGCCTCGACGGAGCGGACGTGTTGCGTGCTAGCACTTTTGGCAAGCTTGAAGATGCCGAGGAACTTGGGCGGATTGCGGCAGAGCAACTGCTTGACTTGGGGGCCGCGGCCATTATTGATTCCGCTCGGGGCTAA
- a CDS encoding flagellar hook-basal body protein, giving the protein MPYGMYISGEGARVQAQRLEVIANNLANVETPGFKRDVPMFQSRFAEAIQDGTAYPASGSINDVGGGVKMISTETDFSRGGIRQTKTPTDFAINGEGFFHVRGGDGEVYLTRAGNFALDANGRLQTQTNLPVLDDAGAEIVIDTTRPWNLDAGGRITQDGDTRQLGLSQPQSLGDLVKMGSNLFRSLGPTTPIERADVRQGYLEQSGVNPTREMMAMIETSRAFEANTKIIQHQDSMISGLLSRVLAS; this is encoded by the coding sequence ATGCCATACGGAATGTACATCTCGGGCGAAGGTGCCCGCGTGCAGGCCCAACGCCTGGAAGTGATCGCCAATAATCTGGCGAACGTCGAGACGCCTGGCTTCAAGCGGGATGTGCCGATGTTCCAGTCTCGCTTTGCTGAAGCGATCCAGGACGGCACCGCGTATCCTGCCAGTGGCTCGATCAACGACGTCGGTGGCGGCGTGAAAATGATCAGCACGGAGACCGACTTCTCCCGTGGCGGGATTCGCCAGACGAAAACGCCGACCGACTTTGCCATCAATGGCGAAGGGTTCTTCCACGTGCGAGGTGGTGACGGCGAGGTTTATCTCACAAGAGCTGGCAACTTCGCTCTCGACGCGAATGGCCGGTTGCAAACCCAGACGAACTTGCCTGTGCTGGACGATGCGGGCGCGGAAATCGTGATCGATACCACGCGTCCCTGGAACCTTGATGCGGGAGGGCGGATCACCCAGGACGGCGACACACGTCAACTTGGACTCTCGCAGCCGCAGTCGCTCGGCGACCTCGTGAAGATGGGCAGCAACCTGTTTCGTTCACTGGGGCCAACGACTCCGATCGAGAGAGCCGATGTCCGTCAGGGTTACCTCGAACAATCTGGGGTTAATCCAACGCGGGAAATGATGGCCATGATCGAAACGTCACGGGCATTTGAAGCGAACACGAAAATCATCCAGCACCAAGATAGCATGATCAGCGGCCTGCTGAGTCGTGTCTTGGCAAGCTAA
- the flgG gene encoding flagellar basal-body rod protein FlgG, translating to MSVQTLYTAATGMDALETKLDVIANNMANINTTGFKKDRANFEDLFYRQYRAPGAIDADGSITSTGIEVGLGTRVSSTQTNYTQGSAQTTNNPLDFAIEGRGFFQVQDPNGGFLYTRAGNFGVNAVGQLVLGSATTGWILDPPIQIPDNATQVTVSTDGNVQISTTDTPDLTQVGQITLTNFIDPDGLLKMGDNLYRETAASGPPIVDNPGQNGFGVIQQGALEASNVEPVQELIDLITTQRAFELNSQVVQAGDQIMQVATQLRR from the coding sequence ATGAGCGTACAAACCCTTTACACCGCTGCCACAGGCATGGACGCCTTGGAAACCAAGCTGGATGTGATTGCCAATAATATGGCGAATATCAACACCACGGGTTTCAAGAAGGACCGGGCGAACTTCGAAGACCTGTTCTACCGTCAGTATCGTGCCCCTGGTGCCATTGATGCTGATGGCAGTATCACTTCGACGGGAATCGAAGTGGGCCTCGGTACGCGTGTCTCCAGCACTCAGACCAACTACACGCAAGGCTCGGCGCAAACGACGAACAATCCACTCGATTTCGCGATTGAGGGACGCGGGTTCTTTCAGGTGCAAGATCCAAACGGAGGTTTTCTGTACACGCGGGCTGGCAACTTTGGTGTGAATGCTGTCGGGCAACTCGTGCTGGGTTCCGCAACAACGGGCTGGATTCTCGATCCGCCGATCCAGATTCCCGACAACGCGACACAAGTGACCGTCAGCACCGATGGGAACGTACAGATCAGCACCACCGATACGCCAGACCTGACCCAAGTTGGGCAGATCACATTGACCAACTTCATCGATCCTGATGGCTTGTTGAAGATGGGAGATAATCTCTATCGCGAAACGGCCGCCTCGGGGCCTCCGATTGTCGATAACCCGGGGCAGAACGGTTTTGGTGTGATTCAGCAAGGTGCTTTGGAAGCCTCCAATGTCGAGCCCGTCCAGGAACTGATCGACCTCATCACCACGCAACGGGCGTTCGAGCTGAACTCACAGGTCGTCCAAGCAGGCGACCAGATCATGCAAGTCGCTACGCAGCTTCGACGGTAA
- the flgA gene encoding flagellar basal body P-ring formation chaperone FlgA yields the protein MNRYNLLTVIMALAAVFVVGQIHGAEIRLREQAKVTGSLLLLGDVADIHAATPARRDELATTPLMPAPPQDQRVFLRVAQIRDLLVSRGISMVGINFRGAPQVAIGDRLVATRQAPEVSLSELRQSLEDRIALHLARQTGHADWKIDLVATDSLLRRIQENSSKPTVAGGHEPWIGRQRFEVRQGETKLTIMATVYRMQNAVFLKRNVERGMILRPSDLETKSYQGRLPNNAVTNAKAAIGQEARQTLRAGTLLTSGQVNPPRLVEKGETVTVFARTGGVLVRTLAIAQQNGALGELVRVETLDGDDRYAARVTGHRELQVFATGVNAGELAANTREALLNR from the coding sequence ATGAATCGATATAACCTCCTCACTGTGATCATGGCACTTGCGGCAGTCTTTGTCGTTGGGCAAATTCACGGAGCCGAAATTCGCTTGCGTGAACAAGCCAAAGTCACTGGCAGCCTCCTGCTGCTTGGTGACGTCGCGGATATTCACGCAGCCACCCCAGCTCGTCGGGATGAACTGGCCACCACGCCGTTGATGCCAGCTCCTCCCCAGGACCAACGGGTATTCCTCAGGGTGGCGCAAATCCGTGATCTGCTTGTCAGCCGCGGCATTAGCATGGTCGGTATCAACTTTCGTGGTGCCCCACAGGTTGCGATTGGCGATCGACTCGTTGCCACTCGCCAAGCACCTGAAGTTTCACTGTCTGAACTCCGGCAAAGCCTCGAAGACAGAATCGCACTCCACTTGGCACGGCAGACCGGGCATGCTGACTGGAAGATTGATCTGGTTGCCACCGACAGTTTGTTGAGACGCATTCAAGAAAACTCCTCCAAGCCAACCGTCGCAGGAGGTCATGAGCCATGGATTGGACGGCAACGCTTTGAGGTGCGTCAGGGCGAGACCAAGCTCACGATCATGGCCACCGTTTATCGGATGCAGAATGCCGTGTTCCTTAAACGCAATGTCGAGCGTGGCATGATCTTGCGACCCTCTGATCTGGAAACGAAATCCTATCAGGGGCGTTTGCCGAACAACGCCGTTACCAACGCGAAAGCTGCCATCGGGCAAGAAGCTCGACAAACCTTGCGTGCGGGGACGCTGCTAACTAGCGGGCAAGTGAACCCTCCGCGACTCGTCGAAAAGGGAGAGACGGTCACTGTGTTCGCTCGCACAGGTGGTGTCTTAGTTCGCACGCTTGCCATCGCGCAGCAGAATGGTGCCCTCGGCGAGTTGGTGCGAGTCGAAACCCTCGACGGCGATGATCGCTACGCGGCACGCGTGACCGGACATCGAGAATTGCAAGTGTTCGCTACCGGGGTAAACGCTGGCGAGCTGGCTGCCAACACTCGCGAAGCACTCCTCAATCGCTAA
- a CDS encoding flagellar basal body L-ring protein FlgH, with product MKTHFRILSCLALLLSLLSNSAVAQDASLLQRPVVGAEALTQQNSSFIYKELPPAARPRELQKNDIITVIVDYRTRMLSEGDAENRKTASLLAVLTDWIRFDGKSIQRAPQANGDPSIGGTLNSQYRAESDVELRDTLTFRIGAKIVDIRPNGNLVIEAHWNIRNNEEHWRISLTGVVRRESIQPDRTVTSDSIAELDVVKKEMGQVRDGYSRGWAQKWYDRFKPF from the coding sequence ATGAAGACTCATTTCAGAATACTCAGCTGCTTGGCCCTGCTCCTTAGCTTGCTGTCAAACTCGGCGGTGGCTCAAGACGCAAGCCTGCTGCAGCGACCTGTCGTTGGTGCGGAAGCACTGACGCAGCAGAACTCTTCGTTTATTTACAAGGAACTACCCCCAGCCGCGCGTCCACGAGAGCTGCAAAAGAATGACATCATTACGGTAATCGTTGATTACCGAACGCGTATGCTCAGCGAGGGTGATGCGGAGAATCGAAAAACGGCTAGCCTCCTGGCTGTACTAACCGATTGGATTCGGTTTGATGGAAAATCGATTCAACGTGCACCGCAAGCCAACGGCGACCCCTCGATTGGCGGAACACTCAATAGCCAGTATCGAGCAGAGAGTGACGTCGAACTTCGCGACACGTTGACGTTCCGCATCGGTGCCAAGATCGTCGACATCCGCCCGAACGGCAATCTCGTGATCGAGGCCCATTGGAACATCAGAAACAACGAAGAGCACTGGCGGATTTCGCTTACCGGTGTCGTTCGTCGCGAATCAATCCAGCCCGATCGTACCGTCACCAGTGACTCAATCGCTGAGCTAGATGTTGTAAAGAAGGAGATGGGCCAGGTCC